The Sesamum indicum cultivar Zhongzhi No. 13 linkage group LG1, S_indicum_v1.0, whole genome shotgun sequence genome includes a window with the following:
- the LOC105155703 gene encoding protein cornichon homolog 4 codes for MGDVLAWVLFFVMLIAIIVMLVFQLMCLADLEFDYINPYDSAARINSVVMPEFITHGILCFLCLVTGHWVMSLLSIPYLYYNMRLYIRREQFVDVTEIFNLLNREKKQRFFKLGYVVVLLFITLFWMIFHALEDHH; via the exons ATGGGGGACGTGTTGGCATGGGTTCTCTTCTTCGTCATGCTCATTGCCATTATCGTTATGCTGGTTTTCCAG CTCATGTGTTTGGCGGATCTAGAGTTTGATTATATCAATCCCTATGATTCCGCAGCTCGAATAAACAGTGTGGTTATGCCTGAATTCATCACACATGGAATTCTATGCTTCCTCTGCCTTGTAACGGGGCACTGGGTTATGTCACTTCTCAGTATTCCATACCTGTACTACAACATGAGATT GTATATTCGAAGAGAACAGTTTGTAGATGTAACTGAGATATTTAACTTGCTCAATCGGGAAAAGAAGCAACGGTTTTTCAAGCTCGGATATGTCGTAGTTCTTCTCTTTATCACCTTGTTCTG GATGATTTTCCATGCACTTGAAGACCATCACTGA